The following DNA comes from Dehalococcoidales bacterium.
GTTTAATTTTTACCGCGCTGGTACTAAGTTATTTTGAAAAGCGTACTAATGAAGCCGTTCGTGGTGAGCTTGTCGAACCACAACGGCGCCCTTCGACAGGCTCAGGACGAACGGTGTGATGATTACTCGGAATGCTGAAACTAAGTACTAGTCTAAGACGAGTGAAAAGAGTGGAAAAGGAGGGACTATGATGGCGTATCCGGAATGGGAGCCACCGGTTGGAGGGGGCCTGCCGATGATTGAAGCCGATATGCCGACCTTTATGGGGCAACCATACGCAGCAACGGCGCAGGATTTGGAAGGTGCCAATGTGGTTATCATCGGCAGCACTTACGTGGCTACAGAGTCAGATATGTATTACGGAACGGCGACAAAAGAATGGAGCGCCGCGGCGAAGAGGGTCAGGCAGCAGTCAATCCGCTATAGCTCGGGCTACATCCAGGAATTTGACCTGGAGCTGTTTGAACATCTGAGAGTAGTTGATTTCGGGGACGCGGAGTTGCCTCCGGAGCTGAAAGATGGGCTGACTGCTGATGGTATTCTCAAAGCCCAGCAGGCCGTCGAGACCAAGGTCGGTCAGGCTCTTGATGCTGGTGCGGTCGCCATAGTTATCGGCCAGAACTCTCCGTGCAGTTCCTATGCTGTGGGCAAAGCGGTCGCCGAGAGAGCCAGAGGCAACATGGGGGTAGTCAGTATTGATACCCACTGGGATATCAGAGAGAGGGACCGCCTGACCGGCGACCCCAGGATTGCCGGGGCTTCTAACTGGAAAACCAAGCTGTATGAACACAATAATGTGCAGCAGAAGAACCTGGTCGAGATTGGTGAGAGGGGTATGCTTGAAGACAAGGAAAGAGTCAGGTTCTTCCTGGAAAAAGGAACACACTGGTACCCGATGTGGAAGCTGAGAGAGATGGGAATCGAAAAGGTCTGCCAGGAGCTTCATTACGCCCACGACGGGACGGATGCCGTCTACGTGCACTATGATATGGATGTCCTGGGTGCCCCGGAGCTGGGGATACTGGCGGACCCGCTGGGTATGACCGACTATGAGATACTGAAGCTGTCTCTTGAGGTTGGCCGGAGCGGTTTTGACGCTCTCTCTTATATCTGTATCCCTCCGGGTTCCGTAATCTGGTACCGCTTCATCACCTATATTATCGCCTATATGCTTGCCGGGAAGGTTATCGGCGGGAAATAGAAAGCAGCAATACGTGTT
Coding sequences within:
- a CDS encoding arginase family protein; protein product: MMAYPEWEPPVGGGLPMIEADMPTFMGQPYAATAQDLEGANVVIIGSTYVATESDMYYGTATKEWSAAAKRVRQQSIRYSSGYIQEFDLELFEHLRVVDFGDAELPPELKDGLTADGILKAQQAVETKVGQALDAGAVAIVIGQNSPCSSYAVGKAVAERARGNMGVVSIDTHWDIRERDRLTGDPRIAGASNWKTKLYEHNNVQQKNLVEIGERGMLEDKERVRFFLEKGTHWYPMWKLREMGIEKVCQELHYAHDGTDAVYVHYDMDVLGAPELGILADPLGMTDYEILKLSLEVGRSGFDALSYICIPPGSVIWYRFITYIIAYMLAGKVIGGK